One Candidatus Zixiibacteriota bacterium genomic window, CTGATCAGGTCAGCCCAAAACGGTAAAATATGGAAATCATTCGGATAATTAAACAATGTAGTATCCGGTCTTTGATTATTCGGCGTCAGTTTATATTTCGTAAGCGTAATTCCGCTTGAGTAGGTGAAGTCAAGTACCGCTACATCTCGTTCGAACTTGGGATTAATGACCTTGAATTGTTCAAAAGCAGGTACTATATCCGGCACAAAAGCATCATCACGTGCACGAGCCCAGAAGATGAAATTCAACTCAATGGTCTCGCCACTAGGATAATCCTTAAACACATTGTATATGGTGTCAGTTGTGTTTAGAATCCAGGTGTCAATTCCATTGAAAGAGCTATCGACAACCAGATTGTACTCTGAGTTAATAAAGCCAGGATTGTCCACATCAAACAAGACGTCCATTTCACCTAGAACAGTACTCGGCATGCCGGACACGACAACCACAGAGTCACAATGCTCCACCAATCCCGTGTCAGTATAAAGCGAATCACACCGTATAATTGTATCGCCCACGTCGTAAATAAATCCGTCGTTGGTAACAAACACGTCTTTTACGAAATTGTTGTGGATATTAAGGGTATCGGCATTAGTGAACGGTCCATACAGTCGCCACTCAAACTCAAACGGAGGTGGATCGGTAGGGTAGTCGATTTCATCTGATGCTCGCCAACCAAGACCTATTCCGGTGACTATTCCGCCCGCTTCCTCAGCATTAACAAAAGGCACTTTGGTCCTATCAAGTTCGATGACCGTCTGCGGAGGGTTATCGTTGCGCTTGAACACACGCCAAACTATTTCCGAACCAAGACCTTCAGTATCAAAGGCCTGCAGGAAAACATATTGTTGCACAAAATTCAGTACCGGATTAGAAGTATCCGCTCTGAGCGGCAAAGAGTTCGCCGTTTGTGGATTTGCTGCAGTCGGATCGACATAGATGTAAGTCCAGTCTGAAACGGAGTCACAGATAGATATTATTTCCGACTCCGATGTGTCACAAGGTGTGCCGGAGACTGTGATCGTATCGCACAAGATAGTATCACAAGTGACAAATACCTCATCACTGAGAGTCAGGACGTAATCCTCCGGCGCCATATCACCAATGGAGCTACGGGTAATTATATGGTAGCGATAATAGGCTACTAGTCCGTCATTGTCACTGCCAAACCAATACACGATTGGATTTGCACTAAAGTCCTGGCCATCGGGAGGAATATTCACAAAGTGAACGTCGGGCCTCTGGTTGTCATACACATCACCTTCAAGAGTATCCGAACACCCGGCAAGGAAAAGCACCGAAGCGAGCAAAAAGCTCACTGTTACCACTCCGAAGGTTGTTATTGCCATAATATTTTTCGTATTGCCAAACATATTCAATTCCAAGTTCTCCCGTTAGAATGCCATGGTCATAGTGAAACGGTGAACCTCAGTGAGGATACCGAAGTCCTGGAAAGCATAGTCAAAACGTAATTCATGCTCTTCGCCAAACGGCAATCGGACACCGCCCCCAGCCGTAAGACCATCGGCATCATAGTTGAACCGACTGCCTGCCCGGAGTGAGAAGAGGTCTTTGTATACGAACTCCAAACCGCTGTTATATTTCTCAAGGTTATCCGAGGGATGTGCTCCTTCAGCAGCAAATGTCAGCAGGTAATCATCCTGCTCAAGAACATTAATAGCCCCGCCGAATCTGAAGTTAATCGGTAGCGGGAAAGCATTCTTAATGAACTTCATATCGGGACCGAAATTGGTAATTACCATAGCAATCTTGAAGCCACGATAACCTGTATCGTAGATCGTACCGACATCTGCACTCCATCCACTGGCGGAATAGTCATGGACAAACTGACCAATAAACTTGACTGTCAGACCGATAGAAAAACGGTCGGTCAAGTATCGTCCGTAGCTGGCCGAAATAGCCATATCATTCCATGAGAAGATCCTACCGGTAGGGGCACGAAAATGATCGGTTTCATCCATATCCCCAGAGCCGAGGGCATACATACCAATCCCAAGAACGCCTCCTATAGATTCCAGAGGCAACCCGATCGCCCCATATCCATAGGCAATATCGGCCGGCATCTTGATGTATGTAAAAGCGGCCTCCCGGCCGTAGAGAGATGTCAGTCCAGCGGGATTATAATAGACCGCAGAAATGTCATCCGCCACTGCTGCAAACGCCTCGGCCATACCCATAGCCCGCGCTGACACACCCAATTCCAGGAACTGCGCGCCAGTCGTGCCAACTTTGGCTTGTGACCAGACACTTGTCGGAACCATTATTACAAGGAACACCAACAACACTGTCCCGACCGCAATGCCACTACGACAAACTGTTCTCATTAATTTGTTACACCTCAAATGCATATGGTCCTCATCTATTTCTCTAAGACTCAATACTTTCTTCAAAGTTAATCAAATGTACCTCTACAGGTGTAGTTCGATCCCCATCTGGATCTGACGACCGTAGTCCCAGTTGGACGGATTAAGGTCGGAATCGGTTCCACCCTTGACAATCCCGCTTGGGTTCTGCCGCGTATCGGGACGACCGGTACTACTATAGACATCCACAACGTTATGCACGTCAAAGATATTCTCGACCTGAATGATATAGCCCATGTCAAGTCCCACGAGGTTGAACTCCTTGGTAAACTTCATATCGAACAGCACTACCGATGGTTTGCGTAGTGAATTCCTCTGTATATTTTCACCGGCAACGCTGGTAACATTCGGGTAGATAGGATCAGGAGTGAAGGGACGTCCAGATTCAATGAATGTAGAAACCATGAGACTCCAACCATTAGGAATCGACAGACCGAAGAGACGTGGCTTAACATTATTTGGGATAAATATCTGGACGTTTGACTTCAGCGAGTGACGAACATCGTGATCCAGAGCACTCTCTGATAGTGGCTCACGCAACATTGCCACCTCATCACGCCATTCCCGTGAGGTTTCTGATGCCTTGCCAAATGCAAAGGCATAAGTATAGCTCAACTGACCTCCGACGTATCCACCACCACGTTTGTCAATCGTCAATTCGAATCCGCGACTACGACCATAATCGACATTGCGATACTGGTTTCGATTAAGATTGTCCTTAGTCACCATGGCACTGTTGACTTTGTCAAACTCATCCTTGAAATAACCAGAAACATCAATAGTATAAAACTCCGACATGGCGTACTTGACACCAAAGGAATACTGCACTGTCTTCTTGTAGTCGAGATTGTAGTTACCGATAACCTTGTCAGCATCAACCGCAGTAGTATTTCTCGCATACATTCTGATCAAGTCAGGCAGCTGATAAAAATGGCCATAGTTGAAGTGAACCTTGGCCTTGTCAGAGATCGGATAAGAGAATCCGATACGAGGTGAAAACTTCTGCCGATCACCCAGAATAACACCTGATCCCAAGTCATCATTTTGGGCAACCTCGACAAGATTGTGCTTATCTTGAATAAAGAAATCCCATCTTAAGCCCAACGATGCGATCATGGAACCGTATTCAAGTTTGTCTCTAAGATATGCCGTACCACCCCATGGTTGGTAATTGAACATGTCTCGGAACGCTCCACGATCCGGATAGGGACCGCCATCTGATCTGCCGGTGTAGAGAATATAAGGTTTTTCTATCTCCTGATACAGGAGATCACGATGTTCGATTGCAACCCCACCCTTGAGTTCATGAGGGCCAAACTGACGAAACACCTTCACCTCTCCGCGAATGGTCTTGGTGTTATGATAGTGCCACAGCGCGGACTCATTATAGCTGAGCGGACTGAGAAAACCACCAGCGTCTCGCTGACCATTGCCATTAATATCGGTGAACTCCTCACCTACTTCGAAAAAGGTGCTGGGTGGATCATAGAGGCCGTTGCCATTCCGATCAATGTACTGGGTTGAGGTATCCCAGGGGTCATTCGGGCCGTCGTAACGACCATTATGATTTTTATCATCATTGAGGGAGTCGATGGCGGACCGTCTAAATCCGTCAATACCAGGATCGTAGACCCGGTTACCGTTGAGGTCATGGAATGGTTCACCGACGATCGAGTCGCCATCAATATAGGGTTCAGGAATCTGTACGTTGATATGATTGATTCGACCATCGTCGAGGATACCGTTACCGTTCTTGTCGTTGAGGTAATCACCATAATCCCAGACACCGTTGCCATTCAAATCAATAAAAGGCTCTCCTTCAAGGAAATCAATATAGCCGTTGTCGTTGAATCTGAATGAGGATAGCTCGGGAAAGGTCCCACCCTGAATATTCTGCTCAAAGTTGAACTCACCAAAAGTATACCTGGGACCGGTAAATCCGTCACCATAAATCAAGGTGTCGGGATAGAGATTCACTAGCGGTTCAGGGGGATCATAAACGCCGTTACCATTTCGATCTGTATATGTCTCCCACTCATGATTAAGCTTGAAATCATCGGGATTCCTACCTGTACCCGGGTCAGTTGGATCGCCCGGCTTGAGAGACACGCCGTTCTCGGAATACGAGAAAACAGCCTCGTAGGTCATATCTTTAGTCAGAGCCTGGGATATTTCGAGAGACAAAGAACTCCAATCTCTCTCATAGACAGGAGCCGTCGAAGAAGTGTATCGATGGCCCCAAAGGAAGTAAGTATCTTTGATCTGTCTATTCGAATATGATAGAATAAGCTTGAGGTTTTGCCTGGGACGGAACTTGAGATTGGCCATCCAGTAATACCTGTTCTCCAATCGATCAGGAATTTTCACGCCAAAGAGGTTGAAAAAGCCAGTAGGGCGTTGGGTCAATGGAGTATCGTAGTCTGAGTACTGGAAGATTCCATCACTCTTGTCAATCTCGGCATAGACATAGTAGGTAAGTTCCTTGCCTTCGAGAAACTTCAACCCGAGCGCTGGCAAAATCTTGTTCTTCAAAAAAGGATCAGGACCGGATAGAGAAAATCTCATATAGTCATTGTTGCGGGAGTACTTGTTAAAGTCCGAGTTCCCGAAATCATCAGTTCGGAACTGAACATTGAACCTGGTGTTGTCCTTCGAACCGGTCTGAGAAGTGACCTTGACAATTCCAGACAACGCGTCGCCATACTCAGGGTCAAATCCGTCCTTGATAACCTGTAATTCCTGAATCGATCCCGAAACCAGCGACAACTGGGCTCCGGCCTGCCCCAATCCACCGAGTGGGTCTCTCAACGGAACACCGTCAACGATGTAGGCTACTTCGCCGGCTCTGCCACCACGAATAAAAACCTCTCCCTGGCTGTTGGTAATGATACCAGGGACCTGAGTAAGTAACTCGTCTACCGTAGTTACCGGAGCCCTATCGATTGACTCCTTGGAGATGGTCTGCGCGGTGTGAGTCTCGTAGATCTGCAATTGGTCCTGTTTACCCCTGACGGTAATCACCTTGTCCAACTCAGTGGTGCTCTCTTCCATCTCCGCATTGATCTCGGTCGTAATATCTGCCTTGACGACAACGTGAGTCACTTCGACTGTGTTATAGTTGACTGACGATATTCTCAGCACATATTCTTCTCCCGGCTCAAGCTGGGTAATAACGAACTTGCCGTCTAAATCAGTCATAGCTCCACGATCACTACCGACTATCATAACCGAAACACCTATCATGGGCTCACCGGTCTTCTGATCGCTAACTATCCCCATGATTTTTCCGGTAGCTGCACCAAAAACGTCACCGGCTCCCAACAGTGTAATTACTGCCAAGATGCTCAGAACTGAGAGAAGTCGCCTACGACTTCCAAGCATAGTTGTCCTCCTACGCGATATCAAGAAATCATTCTTTACTTATGTCATACGGAAGATCATAATCAAGTCCATCACCACCAGCATACCACTCGGTAAAATCTGCACCATTAGGTAGGTTAAGAGGTTACAATCATCGTTACTTGAACAATCTTCCTCATATTCTTCTTCATCATGACGTGGGCAAAACACCTTGTAGCACCAACGCCACAATTACTTAAGGCTGAAAATTAGCCATTCTCGCCGAGCAAAGTCAAGCTCTTTTTTCCTTACCACGACGAGCATCTGTCACTGGAGTATAGACTGTGCGTGTGACACTATTGTTTAACGATATTGCGGCGTGAAAGAGCATTTTTTCTCACGTATTCAGTCGCTCTTGAAATCGCATCCTTCTGCCCCGTCGTTAATTCGACCAGATCGATGCGCACTCCGAGAGCAGTACCAACAGTGCCAACAAACGAAGATACAAGACTTGAGAACCGTTTAGCGGATAGCCGGGGGAACTGGTCGATCTGTTTCACCTTTGCTTCCAGGGCCGGGTGCCGGGCGATACCTGCCAATTTAATTGCGCCGTGCTGCAACATCGCCGGTCCCAACCGTCGTTGCGCCGATGCGACAATTTTCCGGTCACCTGTCACCAACTCGTAGCGTGCCCGGGAGTCAAAGCAAGGCGCTGTATGGAAATAGTCGGGTCGAACGCTCCTTGCCGATGACTGCCGCACGTACTCAGACTCAATATCCTGATGTCCCAAAAACGATGACAAGGCCTCGGCAATTTGTCGAACAGCGCGGTCGACCGACCTTCCACTTTCTTCTCCCTCAAGAATCACAGCCCTTGCAGCGATGGCGTATGTCAGTTCCGACGGTTCATGGTAAAGTGCCCGACCACCGGTTATCCGTCGAATTAGAGGCGTTTCTCCCAGACGGGATCGATCCACTGCTTTCTCCAACCTTTGGTTGAGACCGAACGTTATCGTCCCCCGTTCCCACGTATATAAACGTATCGCTACCAGATCAGGTTCAGATAGGACTCGACTCAACAGCCACTCGTCAAACGCCATAGCTTCGTACGGATCCTGACCATAGTCTGTATAACACACAGCAGACAGCATAGCGCCAAGGTAGGTAGCAAACCGTCATTTGACAACCAACCAATGGGTTAATGGACTGATCAGAGCGAAACTGGTAATTAGTCTTGTAGGGCAGGAGCCCTGTGCTCCTGCCGGTTAAGTTTTGTAGGTTACGGTTGCTTGCCAACCTGACACAGGCATCGCCTGTTTTCCGGGTGCCATGCTCAAACTCGTTTGGGCATGCAGGCATCGCCTATTTCTGGTAGTCTTGTAGGTCGACACTGTCTTCAGTTTCGACAATCATCCCAATCCCTACGGACACGCCACCGGTGCGCCGGGTGCCATGCTCAAACTCGTTTGGGCATGATTTCCTGTAGAAACCCCTTAGCGGTTCCGCCATCTCGAAGTATCAGGACCGCAATGGGTCCTGACCTACAAATGCATGTCCTGCCGGACATGCCCCCCCAAAGGAATTGTCATGCCGGACTTGATCCGGCATCCAGTCCTCTCGAAATCCCTACGGACACGCCACCGGTGCGGGTCCTCCCGTGAACAGGTACGAAACGAGATAAGTCAGGTCAGCAATATTGATCTCGCCATTGCCGTCAATGTCACTTTCCTCTACGCACGGTGGCTCCGATCCTCCGGTGAACAGATAGGCCACAAGGTAAGTCAGATCAGCAATATTGATTTCATCGGGCAATTCGTAGTCGACATTGCCTCGCGTTGGGGGAACACAGCAGCCGACGACTGTCAGGATTGCCGAATCATTGTTATTGGAGTCATCTGATTCTATCTTGATGTTATCCTCATCAACAATGACTGTAAACGTGTACGTTCCGGTATCAAGCGGAGTGAACTGAACATTGATAATGGTCGAATCAAGAGCGTTTACGTTTATAGTGTCCTGTACAATGAGTTCCGCACCATTGTAGATATTCACAGGAATTGTGTTCAAGTCAAAATCAGCGGAGTTGTGAATAGTGGCGGTGAAATCAACGGGAGTCCCAACAATTGCAGTGCCACCTGCAAAGGCCGCATCAGCCGTCAAATCAGCATACCAATCTAAATCAGTCCAATTCCTCACGCCCAGCCGGGACCGGATGGGCCGTCATAGCGGAATATCGCCTGCACGCTGTCAAAACTGATGCCCAAAGCCCTGCCGAACAGGTCAATAATGTGTGTGTCTGTATAGTAGGGTCCAAGAGTTGCTGATTTGGTGAGAGTCTCGTGGTTCGTCGCCATTATGCCGTAGAATACTGACCAGTCCAGAGCAAACGTATCCCTTAGCATAGAAAACATCCAAGTAGTTATACTATATCCTCTACTGTGTTGGATTTCTGCTTCTAAAGGTTGCCCAAGATGATCAACACAATAGGGTATGTGAGTACAATTGTCATGATAATCATTGGCAACATAATCATCCCAATTGAAAAAATTATTCCCAGAATAAATTTTTATATCTGCAGTTTCTTGATTTAATTCTTCATCTACCAACAAATTA contains:
- a CDS encoding TonB-dependent receptor; the encoded protein is MLGSRRRLLSVLSILAVITLLGAGDVFGAATGKIMGIVSDQKTGEPMIGVSVMIVGSDRGAMTDLDGKFVITQLEPGEEYVLRISSVNYNTVEVTHVVVKADITTEINAEMEESTTELDKVITVRGKQDQLQIYETHTAQTISKESIDRAPVTTVDELLTQVPGIITNSQGEVFIRGGRAGEVAYIVDGVPLRDPLGGLGQAGAQLSLVSGSIQELQVIKDGFDPEYGDALSGIVKVTSQTGSKDNTRFNVQFRTDDFGNSDFNKYSRNNDYMRFSLSGPDPFLKNKILPALGLKFLEGKELTYYVYAEIDKSDGIFQYSDYDTPLTQRPTGFFNLFGVKIPDRLENRYYWMANLKFRPRQNLKLILSYSNRQIKDTYFLWGHRYTSSTAPVYERDWSSLSLEISQALTKDMTYEAVFSYSENGVSLKPGDPTDPGTGRNPDDFKLNHEWETYTDRNGNGVYDPPEPLVNLYPDTLIYGDGFTGPRYTFGEFNFEQNIQGGTFPELSSFRFNDNGYIDFLEGEPFIDLNGNGVWDYGDYLNDKNGNGILDDGRINHINVQIPEPYIDGDSIVGEPFHDLNGNRVYDPGIDGFRRSAIDSLNDDKNHNGRYDGPNDPWDTSTQYIDRNGNGLYDPPSTFFEVGEEFTDINGNGQRDAGGFLSPLSYNESALWHYHNTKTIRGEVKVFRQFGPHELKGGVAIEHRDLLYQEIEKPYILYTGRSDGGPYPDRGAFRDMFNYQPWGGTAYLRDKLEYGSMIASLGLRWDFFIQDKHNLVEVAQNDDLGSGVILGDRQKFSPRIGFSYPISDKAKVHFNYGHFYQLPDLIRMYARNTTAVDADKVIGNYNLDYKKTVQYSFGVKYAMSEFYTIDVSGYFKDEFDKVNSAMVTKDNLNRNQYRNVDYGRSRGFELTIDKRGGGYVGGQLSYTYAFAFGKASETSREWRDEVAMLREPLSESALDHDVRHSLKSNVQIFIPNNVKPRLFGLSIPNGWSLMVSTFIESGRPFTPDPIYPNVTSVAGENIQRNSLRKPSVVLFDMKFTKEFNLVGLDMGYIIQVENIFDVHNVVDVYSSTGRPDTRQNPSGIVKGGTDSDLNPSNWDYGRQIQMGIELHL
- a CDS encoding PorV/PorQ family protein, translated to MRTVCRSGIAVGTVLLVFLVIMVPTSVWSQAKVGTTGAQFLELGVSARAMGMAEAFAAVADDISAVYYNPAGLTSLYGREAAFTYIKMPADIAYGYGAIGLPLESIGGVLGIGMYALGSGDMDETDHFRAPTGRIFSWNDMAISASYGRYLTDRFSIGLTVKFIGQFVHDYSASGWSADVGTIYDTGYRGFKIAMVITNFGPDMKFIKNAFPLPINFRFGGAINVLEQDDYLLTFAAEGAHPSDNLEKYNSGLEFVYKDLFSLRAGSRFNYDADGLTAGGGVRLPFGEEHELRFDYAFQDFGILTEVHRFTMTMAF